One window of Triticum dicoccoides isolate Atlit2015 ecotype Zavitan chromosome 5A, WEW_v2.0, whole genome shotgun sequence genomic DNA carries:
- the LOC119303929 gene encoding K(+) efflux antiporter 5-like isoform X2: MVMNCFAPHFAVPDKNSFNNSISDHQAVLETVAVITHDKKNDTQQANSSRPFQIGDMFGSQNENSDDTETVIDKEDNVFVMSNRKTKYPTLQLDLRLIKDLVVIIVSATAGGIIFSCLGQPVIVGYLLAGSLIGPGGLNLINEMVQVETFAQFGVVFLLFALGLEFSLPKLKVVGPVAVLGGVLQIALFMFLCGLTAALCGAKLSEGVFVGTFLSMSSTAVVSKFLVEKGSTNALHGQVTIGTLILQDCAVGLLFALIPVLGGSSGIFGGMMSMGRLLLVLSIFVTVAYMMTWSFIPRFLKLMIQLSSQTNELYQLAAVAFCLLLAWCSDYLGLSLELGSFLAGVMISTTDFAHHTLEQVEAIRNLFAALFLASIGMLIHFKFLWNHVDILLAAVILVIIVKSIVITAVIKSFGYSIRTAFIVGLSLAQIGEFAFVLLSRASHHHLIGGKMYLLLLGTTALSLVTTPLIFKLIPVVTQLGILMRWFPSESGVQNEEKATMLDVYNRTL; the protein is encoded by the exons ATGGTGATGAATTGCTTTGCTCCTCATTTTGCAGTGCCGGACAAGAACAGCTTCAACAACAGCATCTCAGATCATCAA GCTGTTCTGGAGACTGTAGCTGTTATCACACACGACAAGAAAAATGATACACAGCAGGCAAA TTCCTCAAGACCTTTCCAAATAGGTGACATGTTTGGTTCTCAGAATGAAAATTCTGATGACACGGAAACTGTGATAGACAAAGAG GATAATGTTTTTGTGATGTCAAATCGTAAAACAAAGTATCCAACACTTCAGTTAGATTTAAG ATTGATTAAAGATCTGGTAGTTATAATTGTTTCAGCTACTGCTGGTGGTATCATATTCTCTTGTTTGGGGCAGCCA GTTATTGTTGGTTATCTACTTGCTGGTTCTCTTATTGGACCTGGAGGCTTGAACTTGATCAATGAAATGGTGCAG GTGGAGACCTTTGCCCAGTTTGGTGTGGTTTTTCTTCTTTTTGCTCTTGGCCTTGAATTTTCATTGCCAAAG TTGAAAGTGGTTGGGCCTGTTGCTGTGCTTGGTGGTGTACTTCAGATTGCTTTGTTCATGTTCTTGTGTGGCCTAACTGCTGCG TTGTGCGGTGCTAAATTATCTGAGGGAGTATTTGTTGGCACTTTCTTGTCAATGTCATCTACTGCAGTG GTTTCCAAGTTCTTAGTGGAAAAGGGTAGCACAAATGCGCTTCATGGTCAAGTTACAATTGGCACCCTTATCCTTCAG GATTGTGCAGTTGGCCTGCTGTTTGCTCTCATTCCAGTTCTGGGTGGTTCAAGTGGCATATTTGGAGGAATGATGTCAATGGGGAGACT GTTGCTTGTACTGTCCATATTTGTAACTGTTGCATATATGATGACTTGGTCATTTATCCCTCGATTCTTAAAACTGatgatccagttatcatcacag ACAAATGAACTCTATCAGTTGGCTGCTGTTGCTTTCTGCTTGCTGCTAGCTTGG TGCAGTGATTATCTTGGACTGAGTCTTGAACTGGGCTCATTTCTTGCTGGCGTTATGATATCCACCACAGATTTTGCTCACCATACTTTGGAGCAG GTGGAAGCAATCCGTAACTTATTTGCAGCACTCTTCCTTGCAAGTATTGGCATGCTCATACATTTCAAGTTCTTGTGGAATCACGTTGACATATTACTTGCAGCTGTTATACTGGTTATAATAGTTAAGAGTATAGTCATAACAGCTGTCATAAAATCATTTGGATACAGCATCAGAACAGCTTTCATC GTTGGTCTATCATTAGCTCAGATTGGAGAATTTGCTTTTGTGCTTCTGAGCCGTGCCTCACATCATCATCTTATAGGG GGGAAAATGTATCTGTTATTACTGGGAACAACTGCTCTTAGCTTG GTAACAACTCCCCTCATTTTCAAATTAATTCCTGTGGTAACGCAACTCGGCATCCTTATGCGTTGGTTCCCCTCAGAAAGCGGTGTGCAGAATGAG GAAAAGGCAACAATGCTTGATGTTTACAACAGAACACTCTAA
- the LOC119303929 gene encoding K(+) efflux antiporter 5-like isoform X3 — translation MFGSQNENSDDTETVIDKEDNVFVMSNRKTKYPTLQLDLRLIKDLVVIIVSATAGGIIFSCLGQPVIVGYLLAGSLIGPGGLNLINEMVQVETFAQFGVVFLLFALGLEFSLPKLKVVGPVAVLGGVLQIALFMFLCGLTAALCGAKLSEGVFVGTFLSMSSTAVVSKFLVEKGSTNALHGQVTIGTLILQDCAVGLLFALIPVLGGSSGIFGGMMSMGRLLLVLSIFVTVAYMMTWSFIPRFLKLMIQLSSQTNELYQLAAVAFCLLLAWCSDYLGLSLELGSFLAGVMISTTDFAHHTLEQVEAIRNLFAALFLASIGMLIHFKFLWNHVDILLAAVILVIIVKSIVITAVIKSFGYSIRTAFIVGLSLAQIGEFAFVLLSRASHHHLIGGKMYLLLLGTTALSLVTTPLIFKLIPVVTQLGILMRWFPSESGVQNELPLQEKATMLDVYNRTL, via the exons ATGTTTGGTTCTCAGAATGAAAATTCTGATGACACGGAAACTGTGATAGACAAAGAG GATAATGTTTTTGTGATGTCAAATCGTAAAACAAAGTATCCAACACTTCAGTTAGATTTAAG ATTGATTAAAGATCTGGTAGTTATAATTGTTTCAGCTACTGCTGGTGGTATCATATTCTCTTGTTTGGGGCAGCCA GTTATTGTTGGTTATCTACTTGCTGGTTCTCTTATTGGACCTGGAGGCTTGAACTTGATCAATGAAATGGTGCAG GTGGAGACCTTTGCCCAGTTTGGTGTGGTTTTTCTTCTTTTTGCTCTTGGCCTTGAATTTTCATTGCCAAAG TTGAAAGTGGTTGGGCCTGTTGCTGTGCTTGGTGGTGTACTTCAGATTGCTTTGTTCATGTTCTTGTGTGGCCTAACTGCTGCG TTGTGCGGTGCTAAATTATCTGAGGGAGTATTTGTTGGCACTTTCTTGTCAATGTCATCTACTGCAGTG GTTTCCAAGTTCTTAGTGGAAAAGGGTAGCACAAATGCGCTTCATGGTCAAGTTACAATTGGCACCCTTATCCTTCAG GATTGTGCAGTTGGCCTGCTGTTTGCTCTCATTCCAGTTCTGGGTGGTTCAAGTGGCATATTTGGAGGAATGATGTCAATGGGGAGACT GTTGCTTGTACTGTCCATATTTGTAACTGTTGCATATATGATGACTTGGTCATTTATCCCTCGATTCTTAAAACTGatgatccagttatcatcacag ACAAATGAACTCTATCAGTTGGCTGCTGTTGCTTTCTGCTTGCTGCTAGCTTGG TGCAGTGATTATCTTGGACTGAGTCTTGAACTGGGCTCATTTCTTGCTGGCGTTATGATATCCACCACAGATTTTGCTCACCATACTTTGGAGCAG GTGGAAGCAATCCGTAACTTATTTGCAGCACTCTTCCTTGCAAGTATTGGCATGCTCATACATTTCAAGTTCTTGTGGAATCACGTTGACATATTACTTGCAGCTGTTATACTGGTTATAATAGTTAAGAGTATAGTCATAACAGCTGTCATAAAATCATTTGGATACAGCATCAGAACAGCTTTCATC GTTGGTCTATCATTAGCTCAGATTGGAGAATTTGCTTTTGTGCTTCTGAGCCGTGCCTCACATCATCATCTTATAGGG GGGAAAATGTATCTGTTATTACTGGGAACAACTGCTCTTAGCTTG GTAACAACTCCCCTCATTTTCAAATTAATTCCTGTGGTAACGCAACTCGGCATCCTTATGCGTTGGTTCCCCTCAGAAAGCGGTGTGCAGAATGAG CTGCCTTTACAGGAAAAGGCAACAATGCTTGATGTTTACAACAGAACACTCTAA
- the LOC119303929 gene encoding K(+) efflux antiporter 5-like isoform X1 — translation MVMNCFAPHFAVPDKNSFNNSISDHQAVLETVAVITHDKKNDTQQANSSRPFQIGDMFGSQNENSDDTETVIDKEDNVFVMSNRKTKYPTLQLDLRLIKDLVVIIVSATAGGIIFSCLGQPVIVGYLLAGSLIGPGGLNLINEMVQVETFAQFGVVFLLFALGLEFSLPKLKVVGPVAVLGGVLQIALFMFLCGLTAALCGAKLSEGVFVGTFLSMSSTAVVSKFLVEKGSTNALHGQVTIGTLILQDCAVGLLFALIPVLGGSSGIFGGMMSMGRLLLVLSIFVTVAYMMTWSFIPRFLKLMIQLSSQTNELYQLAAVAFCLLLAWCSDYLGLSLELGSFLAGVMISTTDFAHHTLEQVEAIRNLFAALFLASIGMLIHFKFLWNHVDILLAAVILVIIVKSIVITAVIKSFGYSIRTAFIVGLSLAQIGEFAFVLLSRASHHHLIGGKMYLLLLGTTALSLVTTPLIFKLIPVVTQLGILMRWFPSESGVQNELPLQEKATMLDVYNRTL, via the exons ATGGTGATGAATTGCTTTGCTCCTCATTTTGCAGTGCCGGACAAGAACAGCTTCAACAACAGCATCTCAGATCATCAA GCTGTTCTGGAGACTGTAGCTGTTATCACACACGACAAGAAAAATGATACACAGCAGGCAAA TTCCTCAAGACCTTTCCAAATAGGTGACATGTTTGGTTCTCAGAATGAAAATTCTGATGACACGGAAACTGTGATAGACAAAGAG GATAATGTTTTTGTGATGTCAAATCGTAAAACAAAGTATCCAACACTTCAGTTAGATTTAAG ATTGATTAAAGATCTGGTAGTTATAATTGTTTCAGCTACTGCTGGTGGTATCATATTCTCTTGTTTGGGGCAGCCA GTTATTGTTGGTTATCTACTTGCTGGTTCTCTTATTGGACCTGGAGGCTTGAACTTGATCAATGAAATGGTGCAG GTGGAGACCTTTGCCCAGTTTGGTGTGGTTTTTCTTCTTTTTGCTCTTGGCCTTGAATTTTCATTGCCAAAG TTGAAAGTGGTTGGGCCTGTTGCTGTGCTTGGTGGTGTACTTCAGATTGCTTTGTTCATGTTCTTGTGTGGCCTAACTGCTGCG TTGTGCGGTGCTAAATTATCTGAGGGAGTATTTGTTGGCACTTTCTTGTCAATGTCATCTACTGCAGTG GTTTCCAAGTTCTTAGTGGAAAAGGGTAGCACAAATGCGCTTCATGGTCAAGTTACAATTGGCACCCTTATCCTTCAG GATTGTGCAGTTGGCCTGCTGTTTGCTCTCATTCCAGTTCTGGGTGGTTCAAGTGGCATATTTGGAGGAATGATGTCAATGGGGAGACT GTTGCTTGTACTGTCCATATTTGTAACTGTTGCATATATGATGACTTGGTCATTTATCCCTCGATTCTTAAAACTGatgatccagttatcatcacag ACAAATGAACTCTATCAGTTGGCTGCTGTTGCTTTCTGCTTGCTGCTAGCTTGG TGCAGTGATTATCTTGGACTGAGTCTTGAACTGGGCTCATTTCTTGCTGGCGTTATGATATCCACCACAGATTTTGCTCACCATACTTTGGAGCAG GTGGAAGCAATCCGTAACTTATTTGCAGCACTCTTCCTTGCAAGTATTGGCATGCTCATACATTTCAAGTTCTTGTGGAATCACGTTGACATATTACTTGCAGCTGTTATACTGGTTATAATAGTTAAGAGTATAGTCATAACAGCTGTCATAAAATCATTTGGATACAGCATCAGAACAGCTTTCATC GTTGGTCTATCATTAGCTCAGATTGGAGAATTTGCTTTTGTGCTTCTGAGCCGTGCCTCACATCATCATCTTATAGGG GGGAAAATGTATCTGTTATTACTGGGAACAACTGCTCTTAGCTTG GTAACAACTCCCCTCATTTTCAAATTAATTCCTGTGGTAACGCAACTCGGCATCCTTATGCGTTGGTTCCCCTCAGAAAGCGGTGTGCAGAATGAG CTGCCTTTACAGGAAAAGGCAACAATGCTTGATGTTTACAACAGAACACTCTAA